A genomic stretch from Patagioenas fasciata isolate bPatFas1 chromosome 10, bPatFas1.hap1, whole genome shotgun sequence includes:
- the LOC136105638 gene encoding olfactory receptor 14J1-like translates to MSNSSSITQFLLLPFTDTRELQLLHFWLFLGIYLAALLGNGLIITTIAWDQHLHTPMYFFLLNLALLDLGSISSIVPKSMANSVWDTRAISYPGCATQLFFFLFCVTAEYSLLTIMSYDRYVAICKPLHYGTLLGSRACVHMAAAAWATGFLYALLHTANTFSLPLCKGNALGQFFCEIPQILKFSCLHSYLRELGLLAVSSCLAFLCFVFIVVSYVQTFRAVLRIPSEQGRHKAFSTCLPHLAVVSLFVSTAMFAYLKPPSIFSPSLDLVVSVLYSVVPPAVNPLIYSMRNTELKDALRKLMTGLFPYSYKLPIIFCVTVIV, encoded by the coding sequence atgtccaacagcagctccatcacccagttcctcctcctgccgttcacagacacacgggagctgcagctcttgcacttctggctcttcctgggcatctacctggctgccctcctgggcaacggcctcatcatcaccaccatagcctgggaccagcacctccacacccccatgtacttcttcctgctcaacctcgccctcctcgacctgggctccatctccagcattgtccccaagtccatggccaattccgtttgggacaccagggccatctcctacccTGGATGTGCtacccagctcttttttttcttgttctgtgttacagcagaatattcacttctcaccatcatgtcctacgaccgctacgttgccatctgcaaacccctgcactacgggaccctcctgggcagcagagcttgtgtccacatggcagcagctgcctgggccactgggtttctctatgctctgctgcacacggccaatacattttcactgcccctgtgcaagggcaatgccctgggccagttcttctgtgaaatcccccagatcctcaagttctcctgctTACACTCCTATCTAAGGGAACTTGGACTACTTGCAGTGAGTTCCTGTTtagcttttttgtgttttgtgttcattgtggtgtcctatgtgcagaccttcagggccgtgctgaggatcccctctgagcagggacggcacaaagcgttttccacctgcctccctcacttggctgtggtctccctgtttgtcagcactgccatgtttgcctacctgaagcccccctccatcttttccccatccctggatctggtggtgtctgttctgtactcggtggtgcctccagcagtgaaccccctcatctacagcatgaggaacacggagctcaaggatgccctgaggaaactgatgactggattatttccttATAGCTATAAACTGCCCATCATCTTCTGCGTAACAGTTATAGTGTAA